Proteins from a single region of Companilactobacillus farciminis KCTC 3681 = DSM 20184:
- the dhaK gene encoding dihydroxyacetone kinase subunit DhaK, whose translation MKKIINNVENIVPEMISGLVKTNSDLVRQIDGTTAVVRNDKKFTENKQVGIVSGGGSGHEPLHAGYVGDGMLSAAVAGEVFTSPTPDQIYEAITAVDQGLGVLLIVKNYSGDVMNFDMAKEMAEADDIKIKTIVVDDDISVENSEFTQGKRGVAGTALVEKVVGAAARSGMSLDDVATLGQKVIDNTKTIGIALHAATVPAVGHPGFELGDDEIEYGIGIHNERGYAVEKIQPSKDLAHELIEKILKEFDDKSGSFAILVNGMGGTPLMEQYIFANDVLKELADKGIDVEFSKVGNLVTSLDMEGISLTIMKADSDWINFLKESVTTIAW comes from the coding sequence ATGAAGAAGATTATTAATAACGTTGAGAATATTGTACCTGAAATGATTTCAGGTTTAGTTAAGACCAATTCTGATTTAGTAAGACAGATCGATGGTACGACAGCTGTAGTTAGAAACGATAAGAAGTTTACTGAAAACAAACAAGTCGGTATCGTTTCTGGTGGCGGTAGTGGTCACGAACCATTGCATGCTGGCTACGTGGGCGATGGGATGCTCAGTGCTGCTGTAGCTGGAGAAGTCTTTACTTCACCAACTCCTGACCAAATTTATGAAGCTATTACTGCTGTTGATCAAGGTTTAGGTGTTTTGTTGATAGTTAAGAATTATTCCGGTGATGTTATGAATTTCGACATGGCTAAAGAGATGGCTGAAGCGGATGATATTAAAATTAAGACGATTGTCGTTGACGATGATATTTCAGTAGAAAACAGTGAATTTACTCAAGGTAAACGTGGGGTTGCCGGCACTGCTTTAGTTGAAAAAGTCGTTGGAGCTGCAGCACGTTCTGGGATGTCCTTAGACGATGTCGCAACTTTAGGTCAAAAGGTTATCGACAACACTAAAACGATTGGAATTGCCCTCCATGCAGCTACTGTGCCTGCTGTCGGACACCCTGGATTTGAATTAGGCGATGATGAAATTGAATACGGTATTGGTATCCACAATGAACGTGGTTATGCTGTTGAAAAGATTCAACCTTCAAAAGATTTAGCACATGAATTGATCGAGAAAATTTTAAAAGAATTTGACGATAAATCAGGAAGTTTTGCCATTTTAGTTAACGGTATGGGTGGAACTCCATTGATGGAACAATATATTTTTGCTAACGATGTTTTGAAAGAATTAGCTGATAAAGGTATTGATGTTGAGTTTAGCAAAGTTGGCAATTTGGTCACTTCACTCGATATGGAAGGAATTTCTTTAACTATTATGAAAGCTGACAGTGACTGGATCAATTTCTTGAAAGAATCAGTTACAACAATCGCTTGGTAG
- a CDS encoding DUF6792 domain-containing protein, with the protein MRALLSTLNRLNHVYDQLDLLNFRAHKNLPLTFNKEDSKKLLPQNKRLYFSYSYLNKEKSRLTNLLLNQIIDLRLPIFIKNKTIHPQMIDKVLKLQNINQAPGKQRFKLPSRNRKINKLKQLITMIENENLNLCRGYLNQIYIILLIHHALPLELRDQRYQAGELLQDSDFRTKLLQYDYDRYLYEEFEPENYLRLLIYNRVHRMPDYVKSFEARKVLPEAAECGFSATAFQIAIDGVKELYIAFRGTEGGDDNTIKSRSKRFEASILETYKDWDYNVNAILIGSDKNLSQLKMARQFVQYVKSRSLSDTMVYGLGHSLGGHFVQTLQLMDDSFDAGFTLNSAPVNLKLIQHLKPELFTPEIWQKLFDLTDDTENVKYITTDLKNQINRLLPRDHSEIINQSFEQDMTQVFYELPFTIWVGQKWEYNLSNWQYPFKNHPRAFLSSGEIHAYQRFFEQLFAYLTISNNSAQVVKNSMSFIRHRTRILHDTINDPRTAKYFFDYANYLYQSGVFKDRPQKISQTFIEENNSVLRGSLREWPFLKSINTDMLGLATYFHVIDGAKHFLNRKPTKL; encoded by the coding sequence ATGAGGGCCTTACTAAGTACTTTAAACAGATTAAATCATGTTTATGATCAACTCGATTTACTCAATTTTCGAGCTCACAAGAATCTTCCTTTAACTTTCAACAAGGAAGATAGTAAGAAGTTACTACCCCAAAACAAACGACTTTATTTCAGCTATTCTTATCTAAATAAAGAAAAATCTCGTTTAACAAATTTACTGTTGAACCAAATTATTGATTTACGTTTACCAATTTTTATCAAAAATAAGACTATCCATCCCCAGATGATCGATAAAGTTCTAAAACTGCAAAACATCAATCAAGCACCTGGCAAACAACGCTTCAAATTACCTTCCAGAAATCGTAAAATCAACAAATTAAAGCAATTGATCACGATGATTGAAAACGAAAATTTGAATCTTTGTCGAGGATATCTCAACCAAATTTATATCATTTTGCTAATCCATCATGCCCTACCCTTGGAATTACGAGATCAACGATATCAAGCTGGTGAATTACTTCAAGATAGCGATTTTCGGACGAAGCTTTTGCAATACGATTATGATCGCTACTTGTATGAAGAATTTGAACCGGAAAATTACTTACGACTCTTGATTTACAATCGTGTTCATCGGATGCCTGATTATGTCAAATCCTTTGAAGCTCGTAAAGTCCTACCAGAAGCTGCTGAATGCGGATTTTCTGCTACGGCTTTCCAAATTGCTATCGACGGTGTCAAAGAATTATACATCGCCTTTCGTGGAACTGAAGGTGGCGACGATAATACTATCAAATCCCGCAGCAAACGTTTTGAAGCTTCAATCTTAGAAACATACAAAGACTGGGATTACAACGTCAATGCTATTTTAATTGGCAGCGACAAAAATCTCAGTCAGTTAAAAATGGCTCGTCAATTCGTGCAATACGTTAAATCACGTAGCCTTTCTGACACCATGGTCTATGGTTTAGGACATTCCTTAGGTGGACATTTCGTGCAGACTTTGCAATTAATGGATGACTCTTTTGACGCTGGTTTCACGTTGAACTCTGCTCCAGTCAACTTAAAATTGATTCAGCATCTAAAACCAGAATTATTCACGCCTGAAATTTGGCAAAAATTATTTGATCTTACTGATGACACAGAAAATGTAAAATACATTACGACTGACTTGAAAAATCAAATCAACCGTTTGTTGCCACGAGACCACTCTGAAATCATCAACCAAAGCTTTGAACAAGATATGACCCAAGTTTTCTATGAACTACCTTTCACTATTTGGGTTGGTCAAAAATGGGAATATAATTTGAGCAATTGGCAATATCCATTCAAAAACCATCCCCGAGCCTTTTTAAGCAGTGGTGAAATCCACGCCTATCAAAGATTTTTCGAACAATTATTCGCTTATCTGACCATTTCCAATAATAGTGCTCAAGTTGTCAAAAACAGTATGAGTTTTATTAGACATCGAACGCGAATTTTGCACGATACAATCAATGATCCTAGAACGGCGAAATACTTTTTTGACTATGCTAATTATTTGTATCAGTCAGGAGTCTTTAAGGATCGGCCACAAAAAATTAGTCAAACTTTCATCGAAGAAAATAACTCTGTCCTCCGTGGTTCGTTACGTGAGTGGCCATTTTTAAAGAGCATAAACACTGATATGCTAGGCTTAGCGACCTACTTCCACGTTATAGATGGAGCTAAGCATTTCTTGAATCGTAAACCAACGAAATTATAA
- the dhaL gene encoding dihydroxyacetone kinase subunit DhaL, which produces MKLELVDAKKWINLFVEKVQANKANLNELDTAIGDGDHGTNMDRGMNAIKDSFAKKDPENVADLYKATAFAMIQKVGGASGPLYGTAFLDMSKAVKAENIELADLIQVGTDGIKRRGQSDVGMKTMINIWQPVSDALKNDAFDQKVIDSALENVKELVATKGRASYLEEKSKGHIDPGAQSSAYLFESLLEVLGD; this is translated from the coding sequence ATGAAATTAGAATTAGTTGACGCAAAAAAATGGATTAACTTATTTGTAGAAAAAGTTCAAGCAAATAAAGCTAACTTAAACGAGTTGGATACGGCAATCGGCGATGGTGATCACGGAACGAATATGGATCGTGGAATGAACGCCATCAAAGACTCTTTTGCCAAAAAAGACCCTGAAAATGTGGCTGATTTGTATAAGGCAACAGCTTTTGCAATGATTCAAAAAGTTGGTGGAGCTTCAGGTCCTTTGTATGGAACTGCTTTTTTGGATATGTCTAAGGCTGTTAAGGCTGAAAATATTGAATTGGCAGATTTGATTCAAGTTGGAACTGACGGTATCAAACGCCGTGGTCAATCAGATGTTGGTATGAAAACAATGATCAATATCTGGCAACCAGTTAGCGATGCCTTGAAAAATGATGCTTTCGATCAAAAAGTTATCGACTCAGCTCTAGAAAATGTCAAAGAATTAGTAGCAACCAAGGGTCGTGCGAGTTATCTAGAGGAAAAGTCAAAGGGACATATTGATCCTGGTGCACAATCAAGTGCGTACTTATTTGAATCCTTATTAGAAGTATTGGGGGACTAG